In one Sulfitobacter sp. LCG007 genomic region, the following are encoded:
- a CDS encoding FAD-dependent oxidoreductase, whose translation MKTTTRVVVIGGGVVGASVLYHLTKLGWSDVMLLERSELTSGSTWHAAGGFHTLNGDTNMAALQGYTIRLYKELEEITGMSCGLHHVGGVTLADNQDRFDMMLAERAKHRFMGLETEIVTPEEIAKIAPVTNIEGIIGGLYDPLDGHLDPSGTTHAYAKAARMGGATIETHCMVRETNQRPDGTWDVVTDKGTIHAEHVVNAGGLWAREVGAMAGVYFPLHPMEHQYIVTDDIPEIYERDHEHPHVMDPAGESYLRQEGRGLCIGFYEQPCRPWAVDGTPWDFGHELLPDDFDKIESSIDFAYKRFPVLATAGVKSVIHGPFTFAPDGNPLVGPVPGMRNYWSACGVMAGFSQGGGVGLTLAQWMIEGEPERDVMALDVARFGNWITPGYTRPKVIENYQKRFSISYPNEELPAGRPNRTTPMYDIFTSMGAVWGQQHGLEVVNYFATGDEPTYETPSFRRSDAFGATAREVRGVREGVGINEVQNFGKYLVTGPGAREWLDRIMAGRVPQPGRLSLTPMLSHKGKLIGDFTISCLSEQEFQLTASYGAQAFHTRWFERNAEAGVRVENISDRRTGFQIAGPRARDVLAACTRANVSDMKFMDVRRMVVGMTDCIVQRVSYTGDLGYEIYCDPMAQRQLWSVLWAAGEPHGMVPFGMRAMMSLRLDKFFGSWMSEFSPDYTAAETGLDRFISFKKNTDFIGRAAAEAERSAGAARRLVAFEVDAEDADVHGYEPIWIDGAVVGFCTSGGYAHHSGKSIAMGFLPADRVAEAPRVEIEILGQMRPAKTLAEPPFDADGTRMRG comes from the coding sequence ATGAAAACCACAACCCGCGTCGTTGTTATCGGTGGCGGTGTCGTCGGCGCCTCGGTCCTCTATCATCTCACGAAACTGGGATGGTCCGATGTCATGCTGCTCGAACGGTCCGAGCTGACCTCGGGTTCCACCTGGCACGCGGCGGGCGGCTTTCACACGCTCAACGGCGACACCAACATGGCCGCGTTGCAGGGCTATACCATCCGTCTCTACAAGGAGCTCGAAGAGATTACGGGCATGTCCTGCGGGCTCCATCACGTCGGCGGCGTGACGCTGGCCGACAACCAGGATCGCTTCGACATGATGCTGGCCGAACGTGCAAAGCACCGCTTCATGGGGCTCGAAACCGAGATCGTCACGCCCGAGGAGATCGCGAAGATCGCGCCGGTGACCAACATCGAGGGCATCATCGGCGGGCTCTACGACCCTCTCGACGGGCATCTCGATCCGTCCGGGACGACGCACGCCTACGCGAAGGCCGCGCGGATGGGCGGAGCGACGATCGAGACGCACTGCATGGTGCGCGAAACCAACCAGCGCCCGGACGGGACCTGGGACGTGGTCACCGACAAGGGCACGATCCATGCCGAGCATGTGGTGAACGCGGGCGGACTCTGGGCGCGTGAGGTGGGCGCGATGGCGGGCGTCTACTTCCCGCTGCACCCCATGGAGCATCAGTACATCGTCACCGACGACATCCCCGAGATCTACGAACGCGATCACGAGCATCCCCATGTGATGGACCCCGCCGGGGAAAGCTATCTGCGCCAGGAGGGCCGCGGGCTGTGCATCGGCTTCTACGAGCAACCCTGCCGCCCCTGGGCCGTCGACGGCACGCCCTGGGATTTCGGGCACGAGCTTCTGCCCGACGATTTCGACAAGATCGAGTCGAGCATCGACTTCGCCTACAAGCGCTTCCCCGTCCTCGCCACGGCGGGCGTGAAATCGGTCATCCACGGGCCCTTCACCTTCGCCCCGGACGGCAACCCCCTTGTCGGCCCGGTGCCGGGGATGCGCAACTACTGGTCGGCCTGCGGTGTGATGGCGGGATTCAGCCAGGGCGGCGGCGTGGGCCTGACGCTGGCGCAATGGATGATCGAGGGCGAACCCGAGCGCGACGTGATGGCGCTCGACGTGGCGCGCTTCGGCAACTGGATCACGCCGGGATATACGCGCCCCAAGGTGATCGAGAACTACCAGAAACGCTTTTCCATCTCCTACCCGAACGAGGAACTCCCCGCCGGACGTCCCAACCGCACGACGCCGATGTACGACATCTTCACCAGCATGGGCGCGGTCTGGGGCCAGCAACACGGGCTGGAGGTGGTCAACTACTTCGCGACCGGCGATGAACCGACCTACGAGACTCCCTCCTTCCGTCGCTCCGACGCCTTTGGCGCTACCGCGCGCGAAGTGCGCGGCGTGCGCGAGGGCGTGGGCATCAACGAGGTGCAGAACTTCGGCAAGTATCTCGTGACCGGACCGGGCGCGCGGGAATGGCTCGACCGTATCATGGCGGGGCGCGTGCCACAGCCGGGACGGCTGAGCCTTACGCCGATGCTGTCGCACAAGGGCAAGCTGATTGGCGATTTCACCATCTCCTGCCTGTCGGAGCAGGAATTCCAGCTCACGGCCTCTTACGGGGCGCAGGCATTTCATACGCGCTGGTTCGAGCGCAACGCCGAAGCGGGCGTGCGGGTCGAGAACATCTCCGACCGCCGCACGGGCTTCCAGATCGCGGGGCCCAGGGCGCGCGATGTGCTCGCCGCCTGCACCCGCGCCAACGTCTCGGACATGAAGTTCATGGACGTACGCCGCATGGTCGTGGGCATGACCGACTGCATCGTCCAGCGCGTCAGCTACACGGGCGATCTGGGCTACGAGATCTACTGCGACCCGATGGCCCAGCGGCAGCTCTGGTCCGTCCTCTGGGCCGCCGGAGAGCCGCACGGCATGGTCCCCTTCGGGATGCGCGCGATGATGTCGCTGCGGCTCGACAAGTTCTTCGGGTCCTGGATGTCGGAATTCTCCCCCGACTACACCGCAGCGGAAACCGGACTGGACCGCTTCATCTCTTTCAAGAAGAACACGGATTTCATCGGTCGGGCGGCAGCAGAAGCGGAACGCAGCGCGGGGGCGGCACGCCGGCTGGTGGCCTTCGAGGTCGATGCGGAAGACGCCGATGTACATGGCTACGAGCCGATCTGGATCGACGGCGCAGTCGTGGGCTTCTGCACCTCGGGCGGCTATGCGCATCATTCAGGCAAGTCCATCGCCATGGGCTTTCTGCCTGCGGACCGGGTTGCCGAGGCGCCCCGGGTGGAGATCGAGATCCTGGGCCAGATGCGCCCCGCCAAGACGCTCGCAGAGCCGCCATTCGACGCGGACGGCACCAGGATGCGCGGCTGA